One part of the Bacteroidia bacterium genome encodes these proteins:
- a CDS encoding alpha/beta hydrolase, which translates to MKPLIRQLSNAKSHYFLGSQGVNYEYRIKGNQDGDAIVMLHNLGMDCRVFLPNIDALAEDYLVVAISLRGHGLSDKPKSGNADAYSLSSLVQDVIEITWNLEVQRFHLVGHGLGAILGYEILKQDPDTLLSLTSISAPVSNGSLKELNKINSKVNGLTSRMMKQKQLANIAAKFVSANEQTISFVRDEIFYGSDFKMLKNFKSLVDSVDYTEAIRESTLPILLIEGEFDFMTEGRNGKKAIQDMLELMGDNYPNAHQLIPNTGHIPSLDDPAAFNQALIGFLKSI; encoded by the coding sequence ATGAAGCCACTGATACGACAACTGAGCAATGCCAAAAGTCATTACTTCCTGGGATCACAAGGAGTAAACTATGAATACCGGATAAAAGGTAATCAGGATGGAGATGCTATTGTCATGCTTCACAATTTGGGCATGGATTGTCGGGTATTCCTACCCAACATTGATGCACTGGCAGAAGATTATCTGGTTGTAGCTATTTCTTTACGCGGTCATGGTTTGTCGGACAAGCCCAAATCAGGCAATGCCGATGCATATAGCTTATCTTCCCTGGTTCAGGATGTAATTGAGATCACCTGGAACCTGGAAGTTCAGCGTTTTCATTTAGTGGGGCATGGACTAGGTGCTATCCTGGGATATGAAATTCTCAAGCAAGATCCTGATACCCTGCTGAGTCTTACCAGCATTAGTGCGCCCGTAAGCAATGGTTCTCTTAAAGAACTGAACAAAATCAACTCCAAAGTAAATGGATTGACTTCCCGGATGATGAAACAAAAGCAGTTGGCTAATATAGCTGCCAAATTTGTTTCTGCTAATGAGCAAACGATTTCTTTTGTCAGGGACGAAATCTTTTACGGTAGTGATTTTAAAATGCTCAAGAACTTTAAATCTCTGGTAGATTCTGTCGATTATACGGAAGCCATTCGGGAATCAACTCTTCCCATTCTCCTGATTGAGGGAGAATTTGATTTCATGACAGAAGGCAGAAATGGGAAAAAAGCTATACAAGATATGCTTGAACTCATGGGAGATAATTATCCCAACGCTCACCAACTAATTCCCAATACAGGCCATATTCCCAGTCTGGATGATCCTGCAGCCTTCAACCAGGCGCTTATCGGATTTCTCAAAAGTATATAA